From the Hyphomicrobiaceae bacterium genome, the window TGTCGACCAGCGTCGAAACGATCGGCGAGAACGCGGCGCCCATGATCACGCCGACGGCGAGATCGACGACGTTGCCGCGCATGGCGAATTCTTTGAATTCCTGCAACATGCTCATGTTTGAAGGTCCTTCCCCTGGGTGTCGTTGTTAAACGGCTTCAGTGTTGTCGGGAGGTCGGGCCCGTAGGCCGGGAACCGCTGCCCCTCGTAAGGAATAGGCCGGTCACAACAAGACCGGACGATTCGCCGCGAAGCTAGGATACATCAGTCCGAAGAGCAATCTGAGCACTCGTAGCGATTTGCCCTGGAAAAGCGGAGGTCTCATTCACTGGATCACAATATTTGGCCATGAATCCCGGTCAGAACGGTTCAGGTCGGAATCTGGTTGGAATTGTTTGGAACCTGGGCTTTGGCACCATGGGGGGACGGCCGCGACTGTGCATGGCGCGATTGACCGGCGCTGACGCGCAGGATTTGGCCTGCTAAAGCGGTGAGCCAGAGCCGCGCGGCCGACGGGGACGCTTGATCCTTAGGTCCAAAAGCGACGCCAAGGGTCTTGAGGGGAGACACGATCATGGAACGTAAGGAACGCAAGCCCTATTGGCGGTCCACGAAATGGCAGCTCATCGCCAGTCTCGTGCCCTTCGTGTGCGTCATGCTGGTGCTGCCGATGTACGCCGAGCAACTCAATACCAACCGCTTCCTGGGCTTTCCTCTCGGCTACTTCCTGGCCGCTCATGGCTTCTTCCTGGTCGCCGTAGTTACGGTTGCAAGCTACGTCAATCGCCAGAACGCCATCGACCACTGGCACGGCGCCAACGAAGATCTCTGAGCACGCGCATTCCGTCCTTCCGCCTCGCAGGTCCCGCCAGCCAAGGGTAGCCCTCTAAAAGATGTCATTTTCCTCGCGAACACGTTTGATCAATCCGCGGCTGGGGACCTACTTCAGCATCTTTGCGGCGCTGTTTGCGGCACTGTTCCTGCTTTCGCTGATCTTCGAGCAACTGAGCATCAGCGACGATCTTCTTCGGATGGGACTGTTTGCTGGTCCCCTCATTCTTTACGTCGCCATCGGCGCGGCCGTCGCATCCAAGCAGCCGCTGGACTACTTCGCGGCCGGTCGCCGTGTACCCGCTGGCTATACCGGAATGCTGCTGGCGATCATTGCCTGCGGCGGCACGATGCTGGTCGCGGGTACCGGCGCCTTCTTCCTCTCCGGCTTCGATGCGCTGGTTCTGATGATGGGCGGGCTTGCGGGCTTCGTTCTGATGGCGATGCTGCTGGCACCCTTCTACCGCAAGTTCGGTGCCTATACGGTGCCGAGCTACCTGGGCAGACGATTTGACAGCCGATCGCTGCGCATCGTGGCGGCCATGGTCACGGCGGTGCCAATCCTTCTTGTGCTCTCCGCAGAGTTGCACATCGGCGCTGGCGTCGCGGCGCATCTCACCGGCTACGGACCCGGCACGATGATGGCCGTGTTGGTGGCAACGGTCATCGTCATTGTCGTTCCTGGCGGCAAGAGAAGCTTCACCTGGGCGGCCGTCGCGCAATCTGTGGCCGCTATCCTCGGACTGGCCATTGTTGCCGCCACCATCGCGACACTGGTCACGAGCCTTCCGGTTCCCCAGCTCATGCACGGGCCTTTGGTGCGCAACATGGTGCGTAACGAGGTGCCCCAGGGATTGTCCGTCATAAACGCCGCGTCTCTC encodes:
- a CDS encoding DUF4212 domain-containing protein; translated protein: MERKERKPYWRSTKWQLIASLVPFVCVMLVLPMYAEQLNTNRFLGFPLGYFLAAHGFFLVAVVTVASYVNRQNAIDHWHGANEDL